Part of the Marinobacterium rhizophilum genome is shown below.
GCCGCGGTGCATCGTCTTCGATCAGCTGTATCTGAACACCTGGCAGCATCATCCTTCGCCGGCACCTGAAATTCTTGATAGTCAAATTTATGACATTCGGCCCAGGGGCACAACCGTGCCAGTCACATATTTTTGACACTCGATGCCCGCATACCAGGAAACGGCAGAAAAGCGGAAAGCGTTCAATCACTCCTCACAAATAAAAAAGCGCCACTGGCGGGCGCTTTTTCAGCTCATGTTCTGCCGTTAAGCCAGCATTATTCTTCGCAATTTTCCTAAACAGCCGGAACCGAGGTGGTGTGATGCTCGGATACCGCGATCTGTGACCAGCCTTCGGCTATCTGCGACAACAGGCCCCGGACTTCACGCACCTTGCTTTCGTCATTGTCGCGATTGGCCTCATAAAGACAGCGCACCATATAGTCATACAGCCGATCCAGATTGGCGGATAACTCACCGCCGGCTTCATGATTCAGGGTCCCTTTGAGGTTCATGACGATATCGGTTGCCTTGTTGAGCTGCAGGGTACGCAGGCCGATATCCTTGCGTTCTATGGCCCCCGCAGCCTTGGCCAGCGCTTCCTGGGCCCCGCCCAGCAGCATGGTAATCAGATGATGGGGCGTTGCGGATTCAATGCTGGCTCGCAGGTCGACACTTTTATACTGTTTAAGCGCGTTTATATTCATGCTCGGCTCTTTGTCGAATAGGTTGGGCAACGTCGATCATGTTGCCATTGTGCCACGGCAAATCCAATGTGCCACGCTGAATCAAAACCGACTCTGTGCCAGGCCGGGATGTGCAAGCGGGCAACAGCGTTCGCGGGCGGCTGCATTAATCTTTCGCCGTGTACGGCAGGCGATCGAGAATGCCTTCCAGCGAATCGCCGGTTGAATTCAGGCTGCTGATTATCTGCTCCATTGCCAGGAACTGGGCGGACAGCCGCGCTTCGTATTTTTCGATGCGCCGGTCAAGGTCTTCCCGGTCATCGGATATATCGTCCAGCCGATCATTCAGGCTCGTTTCCCGGCTCGCAATAGGCCCGGAACTGGCCAGGAATTCGTTGATAAGATTATTCATGCCGCCCGCAAAACCACGGGAGAAACCGATCTCGAACGCCCCCTGGGCGGCCGCGCCAGGACTGATGCTGAGGTTCAGCCCATAGGCACCCGAGCTCAGGTCGGGTAGCAGCACCTCGCCGGCACCAAAGCCGGCAACGCCATTGATCGTGCCCGCCACATCCTTGCCAGCGGTACCCGTGAGCGCGGTGTCGATGCCAAGCTGGCCAATATCGGCGCCAGCCAGGCTGAAGGAAACCTTCGAGCTGCTGCCATAATCGCGGGAGGTAAAGGTAAAGGCATCGGTGCCGCTATCGTAGCTGACATCGACCGCCGCCCTGGCGCCAGCGAGCTTGGCATCGCCGTTGATCAGTGACTGCAGCTCGGCCCTCAGCTCCTCGACGGTCGAATAGGTGCCCGTCAGGCTGATCGTATCGGACTCGGTGCCATTAACCTTGATCTTGAAGCTGTAGTCGCCCGGTGAGGTGTCCAGTGATGGCACAAAAGCATCGCTGCCAGCGTCAAAACCCGTTGCCGTCACACTATTGCCGCCAACAAGTCCCTTGGCCGGATCCTGGGTGATCAGTACATCGTAACTGCCGGCAACGGTACTGGACGCCCGGGTCCCGACACCGACCTCAACGTAACTGTTGCTGGAGCTCGTCTTGCGGGCGAACAGGGTTTCGACCAGTTCAAAATTGCCACTCAGCGCCGACTCGAACTCGGTCTCGTTGATCGACAGCGTACCGTCGAGCTCCGTGCGGATACCCAGATTGGCCAGGGCGGTAAAGCCGGACTCGATCCCGGGCACCGTCGCCCCGATCATGCTGCGCAACTGGCGCATCACCGTTTTGGCGGTGGCGTCGGTGGAGAGATCACCCTTGACGGTATTATTGTCTTCATCCGTGCTGTAACCGGTGAGGTTACCGGCGGTTTCGTACAGCGTGTTGTATGCCTCGACAAAGTCACGGATGGCCTGTTCGGCCACGGCCTTGTCGGCATCGACACTGAAGGTGATTTTCTCGCCGGCACTGCTTTTATTCAGCGTGAAGTCGAACCCGGCGATCACATCGTCGATGGTGTTGCTGTCGCGCTTGACGCTCAGGCCATTGACCTTCAGTTCGGCATCGCTGGCCTGCTGGGTCTCGGTCACGCCGGAAAAGTTTGCCGCCGTAAACTCGAAATCCGCGAGAGACGCATCACTGGCACTAATCTGCAGTGCATTGTCGGCACCGGACGGCGCCGTGAGCATCAGCTGGTACTGATCATCGACACGCAGCACCGACGCCTGAATGCCGGAATCGCTGGCGTTGATTTTCTCGGCGATACTCTGCAGCGAATCACTGGCGTCAACCTCGATACTCAGCGCAGCCCGGTCATCATTGACCTGGAAGCTGTCAGGCTCATCCGCGACGTTGTAGCTCCACTGGCCGAACTGGATACTCAGCTCACCCGTAGCCCCAATAGCCGCGTTCTGATCCGCGGTCGCCCCCATCGCCAGCGACTGCGCACGCGCCACATCCACCACCTCGATCTGGTAGGTCCCCGTCTGGGCGCCGGCAGCCAGCGAATTGGGCGTAATCACATCGGTGTCGGGAAAGGCAACAGAGCGCGCATTGAAGGTATCGTTATTGGCCAGCGGCGAGATAACGTCCTGGAACCCGGACATGGCACTCTTCAGGGTGCCGTAGGCGGAAATCTGTGCCTGCAGCGTTTCCTGTTTGGAATCGAGCCGGTTCTGAGTGGGTGCACGTTCCGCTTCAACCAGCTGAGACACCAGGTTGGCGGTATCGAGACCCGACCCCGCGCCAAGCAAAGAAATAATGTTGGCCATGTCCGCCTCAATCAGTTGAAAGGTTGACTAGTTAGCCCGTATCGCCGGGCCCTGTCCAGCGCCGCCGGGCATCAGGCCTTTTGATCAAAAATAAGCCCGATCATGCCCTCGATGTGCTCGGCAAACTTCAGCGCCTCTTCCGTAGGCATCTGGCGTATCACTTCCTGGGTTTCGACGTCCATCACCTTGACGACCAGCTTGTCGGTGGAACCGTCCACCGAGAAGTTCAGCGAGCGCTGCCCCCCGGCCTGCATCAGCTCGTTGAGCTTGTCCACGGCGGCCTGCAGCTTTTCGGCCGAGGCCTCGGCGATGACCGCCGAGTCTGCAGCATCCGCCTGCGATTTAACCACTCCGGCAGGTTGACCCGGCGCAATGCCCCGGGATGAGGGTTCCGCACTGGGCGTTCCCTTCGCCATGGGTGGCGATATCATGTTACTGGCTTCGATACTCATATCCTTATATCCCATGCTCAAAAGGCCGCCCCCGCGGGACAGCCTTTTATCTGGATCAAATCAGGCTCGGTTCAGCGCTTACTGCAGCAGCGACAGCACCTGCTGGGGCGCGGCATTGGCCTGGGCCAGCATCGCAGTACCGGCCTGCTGCAGTACCTGGGCACGGGACAGTGCCGCAGATTCCGCTGCAAAGTCGGCATCCTCGATCCGCGAACGGGCCGCCGAGGCGTTTTCCGAGATATTCGACAGGTTGTTGATGGTGAAATCCAGCCGGTTGCTGATCGCACCGAGGTCACCGCGGCTTGAGTTGATGGTATCCAGGGCATTGTCGATTGCGCCAATGGCTTTCTGGGCGCCGGCAACTGTAGAAATGTCGATGCTGGACAGCGCCGTGCCATTAACCGTGCCGCTCAGGTCGGTATTCATATCACTAAGCCCGGTTGCAGTGGCACCGTTTGCAGTAACATCAATGCTGATAGGCTTGTCATTTGCTGAATCGAGTTTGATTCGTGCGTTTAATGTAACAGAGTCATTAGCACCATCGGAATTCGAGTCACTGGCGAATGTAATCCCCAGCCGCGCTGCTGTCGCCGCTCCGTTTTCCTGACCCATCTCAATTGTAATGGCAGAATTCCCAGAAAGCTGCAATTGCCCGTTGTCATCAATTGAGGCCGTGACTCCAGTATTACCACTAGCTCCATTAATATCCGCAATCGCCGCATCAATGTCATCTAGATCTATATTTGCAACCTCATACCCATTAATTTTTATAGAACCATCATCAGCGCCTAGCGTTGTAGCACCGGTTGTTGCATCCAATGCTGGCATACCTGTACCCAGATCTCCTGAGTCACCGTTGTTGGCTCCAGTAAAGGTGAAGGCAGTGTCAGACGAAAGGGTCAGATAACCGCTGTTATCCACCGATGCTGTAACACCCGTATTTGCCGTTTCACCATTTATCACTGCTGCTAGTGCCTCTACTGTACTACTAGCTGTCAACGCAGCGATACCAGTCAACTCAACACCATTTAATTTCAAATCTGCATCAGCAGCAATAGACGCAATAGCTGTCATGTCGGGAGCCGCAGTTGCCGTCACCGTATGCTGAACCTTTGCCAAATTAACCGCAAAAGAGCTCTGTGCAACAGTTGCTGCTGTGACACCTGTATCATCACTAACCGCGTTTATGTTCGCAACTTTCTCAGCCAAAGTATTAACTGTTCCCCCATCTGCAGCCACTGCGGATATCGAAACACCATTAATCTTAAGGTCATTAACCGCCAAGACGGTATCCTGCTCCCCTGATGGTGATAATTCCTCACCAATGACTACACCCTGCCCTTCCACACGGCGGAAGCCCAATGATTCGAGATCTGCATCCGTACCATTCGCACCAGTAGTAACAGTAATTGCAGAACCATCATCGGACGACATAGCAATACTGCCTAGCTGCGAGTCAGTGTCCGTGAAACCTGTGGCATTCCCAACGGGTGTATTATCCACATCATCGATCGTGATTGTACCACCGGTGGTGTTGGACAGCACCAAGCGCCCATTGTCGGCATTGATACTGGCGGTTACCGCACCACCAGTCGTGCTGTTGATAAGGTCGACCATTTCGTCCAGATTGGAAGAAGTAATACCATCAGCAGCGGTACCAGAACCAACTTGATAAACTACCGCATCCGAACCATTGGTCGATCCCACGGTAATCGTGAAGGAGTCACCGGCAGTCAGCACGCCGGTCGCGTTTGCCCCCGCCTCCATAACGTTAAAAGCGGTTGCAGTAACGCCCTCAACATTAGAATTGATATTACTCAGCAAGTCGTCAATATTCTTTGTAGTCGAATCATGGGCATCCAGTGCTGAACCGTTAATCAACACGTCACCGTCCTGAATATCAATAGCGGTCATCACGGCACCGGAGAGGTCAGCAGACTGAGATCCCAAGCCCAGAGTCGAAGAATCCATCGCCTGGATGCTCATTTCAATGGTCTGGTTCGCCTGGGCGCCGACCTGTAGTTTGACCGATCCCAGTGAACCATCCAGAATATTCTGACCGTTGAAAGAGGTGGTCGAGGCAATGCGATCCAGCTCCTGTACCAGCTGCTGCACCTCGGCATTCAGGGTGGCGCGGTTACCCTCGGAGTAGGTGCCGCTGGAGGACTGGATGGACAGCTCACGCATGCGCTGCAGGATATTGGTGGACTCGTCCAGCGCACCCTCGGCGGTCTGGATCAGGGAGATACCGTCGTTGGCGTTACGCACCGCCTGGTTCAGGCCACGCACTTCCGAGGTCAGGCGGCTGGAGATGGCAAGACCCGCGGCATCGTCGGCCGCCGAGTTGATGCGCTTGCCGCTGCTCAGGCGTTCCATCGAGGTGTTCAGGTCGTTCTGCGACGCCGTCAGGTTGCGCTGAGCATTCAGCGACATGATGTTGGAATTGATTACCATTGCCATGAGTGTTGCTCCTCAGTTTTACTGGCAGCCCAGTCTGACAGGCTGTTGTGTTCTTAAGGCCGATCCGGGGAATCGCGTCTCCAGCCCTTCTGCGTTTAGCTATCGGCGATACCCCGGATAGCTTTAGTCTTTTTTGACCCGGGCCGCCGTCAACATCGCGTTGCCTTCTATTAACGGCAGGTTCAAACTGAACATGAGGATTTTTTCCAGGGACCCGCGATGAACCCATCCAGAGAGATTGCCGAGCAGCTGCTCAAGGCCACCGACGCACTCCTTGCGCGGGCACGCAGCGAAGACTTCGAGAACCTGGCGCCGCTCCAGCACACGCGCGCGACGCTTATCGAGCAGCTGGACCACTCGCTTGGGAGCAAGCTGTCCGTGACCGAAGCCACCGAGCTTGCCGAGATTCTGCAACAGGTGCGCAGCCTTGAGGACGACACCCAGGCCCTCCTGCAGTCCCGCAAAAAGACCCTGCTCGATGAGCACCACAAGCTCAAAAAAGGCCAGCGCGCGCAAAAAGCCTACGGCAACATGGGGTAAAGGCACGATACCCGTAGGGTGGAGTGAGCCGGCGCCTTTTATTATGTGAAAGCACCATTCGAAAGCGCTACTGCCGGGTGCAACCGCCGCGGTAGCGGGTAAACGCCACGTTCGCTGCGGTAAAGGTGCGATTCGCTGCGCTTATCAGCACCCTACGGTGCACTGCCGCGCATCCCGGGGGATGGCGGATTATTGCACTGCGGTGCTTTTCCCGTAGGGTGGAATGAGCCTGCGAATTCCACCATTCGTTCGAAAGCGCCGCTGCCCGGAGCAACCGCAGAGGTCTCGCTGATTCGCTGCGGTAAACGGTGCGATTCGCTGCGCTCATCAGCACCCTACGGTGCACTGCCGCGCATCCCGGGGGATGGCGGATTATTGCACTGCGGTGCTTTACCCGTAGGGTGGAATGAGCCTGCGCCTTTTATTATGTGAAAGCACCATTCGAAAGCACCGCTGCCCGGAGCAACCGCAGAGGTCTCGCTGATTCGCTGCGGTAAAGGTGCGATTCGCTGCGCTCATCAGCACCCTACGAAGCATTACGGAAAATGCCGAGAACAGGAGGACACGGATGTCCAATTACCGACGGGCCTGGCACCCCGGTGGCTGCTACTTTTTTACCGTCAACCTGCAACGCCGCCACAATGACCTGCTGGTCCGATACATCGATAACCTGCGCGAGGCCGTGCGACATGTACGGAACCGACACCCGTTCGTTATTCATGGCTGGGTGGTTCTGCCGGACCACCTGCACTGCCTGATCGAATTGCCGATCGGGGATTGCGACTATGCAATCCGCTGGTCTCTGATCAAAAGCCGCTTCAGCCGCAGTATCCCGCCATTCGAACGACGCTCGCGCAGCCAGTCCCGGCGCGGCGAACGCGGCATCTGGCAACGCCGGTACCGGGAACATGCAATCCGCAGTGAGCAGGACTATCGGGCGCATCTGGACTATATCCACATCAACCCGCTCAAGCATGGTCTGGTTGAGCGCGTATCGGCCTGGCCGTACTCGACCTTCCACCGCTGTGTCGCCGAGGGACTCTATGACGAAGACTGGGCCGATGATGGCCAGGCTCGCCGGCTGTCCTATGACGACTAAAGGTAAGAATGGAGTGACATTGAGGTGCGGCTTGGTAACAGGTGCGGCTTGGTAAACGGTGCGATTCGCTGCGCTCATCAGCACCCTACGGCGCACGGCCATTCGACGCGGTGGCAATGAGCCTGCGCTTGTCTATATGTGAAAGCACCACACCCGCGAATTTCACCGAAACCGCCGCGGATAATGTATGCACATGCGTGAACGGTGCGATCCGGTAAACGGTGCGATTCGCTGCGCTCATCAGCACCCTACGGGGTGCCACCCGGCGCCGCTGCCGCAAGGACAGTAAGTTACCGGATGTAATCGAACAGGCTCATACCGCTTATCTTGCTGAAACTGGCGTAGGCGGCTTCCAGCGTGGTCTGCTGCAATGTCAAGCGGCTGATGGCCTCGTTGTAGTCCAGGTCCTGGAATGACGACAGCGTTTCCTGGGTATAGAGCTTGTAGTCGTCGTTCACCAGCTGTTGCTGCTCCAGTGCATTCATGCGCGCACCAATGGTAGTGGTAGCACGGATATTGACATCCTCTGCAGCCTGCAGAGCGTCGAGAGTACGCGCCAGCAGAGCATTGAACTGCTGCTTTCCAGCCTCGGTACTGGTATCGGATTCTTTCAGGCCATTGCTCAAGTCCAGCGCAAAATTCAGAATATTATCCCGCTCAAGCGGGCTGCCAACTTCGGCCGTGAAGGTATTGCCGCTGCCCGGCGCTGGCAGGTTTCCGACCGTCAGGTCCACACCGTTAAAGCTCACCAGGTCATCAGTGGCCACGGTAACCCCCGTTGTCGTCAGGTTCACCGCAGGCACATCCTGCGAAAATACATCCGTGCCATCGGCAGACGCCACCGTCAGCAGGCCAGTATCGTCAATACTGATGGTAAATGGCGACGCGCCGCTGCTGCTGGCCGGCTGGAAAGCATCCAGGTCAGCAACTGCCAGGCTTGCAATGGCACCTGATGAATTACTACCCAGGGTCGGCACCGCCACCGTTTCGAACAGCTGGGCGCCCGAATCAGTGGAGGCGATACGGTTATCCGGGCCTATCTGGACAAAGCGCTGCTCGGCATCGCCGTTAAACAGGTAGCGCTGGGTCGCATCGTCAAAGCTGTAGGCCTGCTGGTCACCCTGGAAACCGGAGAACAGGTATTCACCCTGTACATCCTTGGTATTCATCAGCCCCTGCATCTGGTTGATGATGCCGTCCACTTCGGCGGCCAGGGCCGTGCGGTTCTGCGCGTTCAGCACCGGGCTGCCCGCCTGGATGGTAATTTCCCGCAGCCGCACGATGCTGTTGAACATCCCGTCCAGGGTGCTTTCTTCCAAACTGAGGCGTCGGTCCGCCGTATCGATACTGGTCTGGAACTGGTCGGTGCGGGCGATTTCCTGCTCCAGCTTGATTATCTGGCTGGCAGCCAGTGGATCGTCCGAGGGCTGCAGCACGCGCTTGCCGGTGGCGATTTGTTCCTGGGTCCTGATCAGTTCGCTGTTGGCCCGGCTCAGGTTGTCGACGTTGTTAAGAAAAACTTGCTGGGTTGAGATTCGCATTCCATATCGCTCCTAACAGGCCTAGATGGCGGCCAGCAGTGAGTCAAAAATCGTCTGGGAGGCCGCTATCAGTCGCGCCGACGCCTGGTAGGCCTGCTGATACTGCACCAGCCTGGCCGCTTCCTCATCGAGGTTAACGCCGGTAAGGCTGGATTTGGTTTGCAGGTTGGCATCCAGTACCGCTTTGCTGGACTGGGTGGTGATCTGGGCGGTGGCGGTAACGCTGCCGACGCGCTCGAGCTGGCGACCGTACTGGTCCTGGTAGGCGCTGCCATCCACCAGCTTGGCAAACTGCAGCTCGGCCATGGCCAGGGCATTGCGGTTATTGGATACGCCGCCGGCACTGTCCGCCAGCGCCAGCCCGCGCCCGCTGTTCAGTTCCAGCGCAAACTCCGAAGCGCCACTGCGGGTAGGCTGGATTTCAAACTTGTCACCCTTGAGAAAGCGCCCGCTGGAGTCCAGCTCCATGCGAAAGCCGTCGACCTGCAGCGTCAGGCTGCCGCTGGCGGCATCGAAGTAAAATTCCTGGTTGGCATCCACGTCCGTGTCAGCGATTTCGCTCGTGAGCTGATTGCTGTTCCAGCGCACGCCATCGCTCAGGCGCGTGACGGTAAAGCTGCTGTCGGTATTGAACACCAGTTCGTAGGCTGACGCCTTGAGTGTACCGGTATCGACAATGTTGACCCTGGACGTTGTGCTCGTCGCGTTGTGGCTGCTCGCCAGCACCCGGTCGGTTGTCACCTGGCTGGCGTTGATATCGGCAAACAGACGCAGGCCGGCATTGCCGTCCAGGTCCAGCCCCTGGGCCTGCTGCTGATTCATACTGTCGGCGAACACCATGGCCAGACGCCCCATTTCATCCTGTGTCTGGTACAGCACATCGGCGCGGTAATCCAGCAGGCCACCCACCTGGCCGCCACTGAGCTGAGCCGTGACATCACTGCGACTGCTGCCGACCTGCAGCGCGATATTGCGCTGACTGGCATCCGTGCTGTCCTGTACCGTCAGGAGCCGGCTGGCACTGATGCCCACCACCAGGGGCTCGCCGTTGCCGATGAAAATACTCACCTCGCCATTGGGCTCGGGCACGGTGGAGAAACCGATATAGCCTGCCAGGGATTCCATCAGCCGGTCGCGCTCATCCAGCATCTCGTTGGTCGAGGCACCGGAGGCTGTGGCCAGACGCACCTGGTCGTTAATCTTGGCCAGGTTCTGGCCGATACTGTTGATCTGGGCGACAGAGTTTTCGATCTGGCCGTTGATGGTATCGCCCTGGCGCACAAGGCTGGCATCCAGGTCCTGGAAGCGGCGCACCAGGGCATCGGCCTGGGCCAGAAATAGCTCGCGGTTGGCCAGGTTGCTCGGATCATCCACCGCTCCCTGCAGGGCGCCAAAATAGTCATCCATGGCCTTGGACACACTGGAAACATCGGAGGCCAGCAGGTTGTCGAGCTGGTTGGCCAGCTGTTCAAAGGCCAGGGCACTGTTGTAGGCCGAGGTATCGGACATGATCTGGCCGGTCAGGAAATCATTGGCCATGCGCTGCACATCGCGCACTTCGACGCCGCCCAGGTTGTCCCGCGAGGCGAGATCCGCCCGCTGCATCGAGTAGCCCGGCGTGTTGACGTTGGCAATATTCTGCCCGACCACCGACAGCGCGCTAGTATTGCTCTGCAACGCCTGGGTACCGAGGCTCAACAGGTTGAAACTGGACATTGACTCTCTCCCTCGCGGCGCCAGACAGGACGCGCCGACCTAGATTCTTAGCGGCCAGCCGCGGTTATTCTTGAGCTGAATCTGCTCGCGCCTGCAACAGCAGTTCACTGTCGAAGATACGGTTTATTTTCTGGGCATAGGCCGGATCCGTAGCGTAGCCGGCGGCCTGCAGCTCCTGCAGGTAGGCCCTGGGGTCGGCGGCCTGCTCCAGCGCCTGGCGGTAACGGGGGTTCTGCTGCAGGAAGCCGACATAGTCCTCAAAACTCTGCTCGAACGAGCCGTAGGCACGAAACGCCGCGGCTTCGCGCACCGCCACACCGCCCCGGTATTCCAGCGTACTGACGCCCACCCGCTCCCCCTGCCAGCTGCTGTCAGCCTTGATATTGAACAGGTTGCGGCTGTTGCGCCCGCTGCTGTCCTGGGTGATGTGCCGGCCCCAGCCGGTTTCCAGTGCCGCCTGGGCCACCAGCACCTTGGGATCAACACCGATTTGCGGCGCCATCCGTTGTGCCAGCGGCAACAGGGTCGCGACGAAATCAGCCGGGCTATCAAAAGCCACGGGCTCGGCACCGGCGTCCGCTGCACCGCCTGGCGCCGCCTCGGACGCAGCTACGGCAGACGGGCCCTCAACCGGGCCAGGAGAGCTGACATGGGGGGGCAGCTCCGAAGCCTCCGCCTCCCTGGCACCCTGGCGCTGCAACAGTGCCGCCAGCTCGCTGCCGCCACCCAGGGCGCGCTTGAGCATGCGTTCGGACTCATCCAGCGGGCGCAGGTCCGCCTTGTCACGCTCGGTATCCGGCATATTCAGCTGCTGACCCAGTTGCTTGACCAGCACCTCGGCCAGGCCCATGCCCTTGCCGGTGGAGAGCTCCAGCGTCATCTGCTGATCAAGCATGTCCTGGTAGAACTTCACATCGCCGCTGTTGAACGGGCTGTCTTCGGCCAGGGATGCGTTGGCCTCGCGCATGCTCTTGAGCATCATGCTCATGAACATCTGCTCGAACTGCTTGGCCACCTGGGCCAGCGCTTCGGGACCGTCATTTTTGGCATCGCGCTTGAGCTGCGTCAGCTGGGTGAGATCGGTATAAACCTGCGCCTTGCTGCCAAGGCCGTTACTGCGCTCCATCAGGCCCTCCCCTTGCTTGCTGGCAAAGTACGCCGCTCGCCATAACCAGTCATATCACCACCAGCTCGGCCCGCAGGGCACCGGCCTGCTTCAGCGCTTCGAGAATCGCCATCAGGTCCCCCGGCGCCGCGCCCACCTGGTTCACCGCCGCCACGATATCCTGCAACGAGGTGCCGGGCGTGAACTCGAACATGTGGCCCGACTCCTCGTCCACCTCGATGCCGGTGCGCGGTGTCACCACGGTCGCACCCCCGCTGAGGGCGTCGGGCTGATTGACATCAAAGGCCTCGGTAATGGATACCGTCATGCCGCCGTGGGTGATCGCCACCGGCGAAATACGCACGTTCTGGCCGATAATGATGGTGCCGGTACGGGAATTGATAATGACCTTGGCGACTTCCTGGGCGGGCTGCACCTCCAGGTTCTCCAGTACTGACATATAGGACACCCGCTGTGACGGGTCCCGCGGCGCACGCACCTGGATGGAGGTGGAATCCATCGCCGTGGCCATGTCCGGGCCCAGCAGACCATTGATCTGTTCCGCCACGCGCCGGGCGGTGGTGAAATCGCCGTTGTGCAGATTCAGTATCATGCTGTCGCTCTGGGCGAAGGCGCTGGGCACGGCACGCTCAACCGAGGCGCCATTGGGGATGCGGCCAACACTGGGCACGTTCACCGACAGGCGCGAACCATCCCGCCCTTCGGCGCCAAAACCGGACACCACCAGGTTACCCTGGGCGATGGCGTAGACGTTGCCGTCCGCGCCCTTGAGCGGTGACATCAGCAGGCTGCCGCCGCGCAGGCTCTTGGCATCGCCGATGGCGGACACCGTAATATCGATGGTCTGGCCGGGCTTGGCAAAGGCCGGCAGCTCGGCGTGAATCGCCACCGCGGCAATGTTCTTCGACGAGGGGTTCTGATTGGCCGGCAGGATCACGCCGAAGTTGGTCAGCATGTTGCGAAA
Proteins encoded:
- the flgJ gene encoding flagellar assembly peptidoglycan hydrolase FlgJ is translated as MERSNGLGSKAQVYTDLTQLTQLKRDAKNDGPEALAQVAKQFEQMFMSMMLKSMREANASLAEDSPFNSGDVKFYQDMLDQQMTLELSTGKGMGLAEVLVKQLGQQLNMPDTERDKADLRPLDESERMLKRALGGGSELAALLQRQGAREAEASELPPHVSSPGPVEGPSAVAASEAAPGGAADAGAEPVAFDSPADFVATLLPLAQRMAPQIGVDPKVLVAQAALETGWGRHITQDSSGRNSRNLFNIKADSSWQGERVGVSTLEYRGGVAVREAAAFRAYGSFEQSFEDYVGFLQQNPRYRQALEQAADPRAYLQELQAAGYATDPAYAQKINRIFDSELLLQARADSAQE
- the flgK gene encoding flagellar hook-associated protein FlgK; this encodes MSSFNLLSLGTQALQSNTSALSVVGQNIANVNTPGYSMQRADLASRDNLGGVEVRDVQRMANDFLTGQIMSDTSAYNSALAFEQLANQLDNLLASDVSSVSKAMDDYFGALQGAVDDPSNLANRELFLAQADALVRRFQDLDASLVRQGDTINGQIENSVAQINSIGQNLAKINDQVRLATASGASTNEMLDERDRLMESLAGYIGFSTVPEPNGEVSIFIGNGEPLVVGISASRLLTVQDSTDASQRNIALQVGSSRSDVTAQLSGGQVGGLLDYRADVLYQTQDEMGRLAMVFADSMNQQQAQGLDLDGNAGLRLFADINASQVTTDRVLASSHNATSTTSRVNIVDTGTLKASAYELVFNTDSSFTVTRLSDGVRWNSNQLTSEIADTDVDANQEFYFDAASGSLTLQVDGFRMELDSSGRFLKGDKFEIQPTRSGASEFALELNSGRGLALADSAGGVSNNRNALAMAELQFAKLVDGSAYQDQYGRQLERVGSVTATAQITTQSSKAVLDANLQTKSSLTGVNLDEEAARLVQYQQAYQASARLIAASQTIFDSLLAAI
- a CDS encoding flagellar basal body P-ring protein FlgI, producing MFKRMMSQGFAGVLLCLLVASAQAERLKDIASVQGVRSNQLVGYGLVVGLDGTGDKTSFTSQTFRNMLTNFGVILPANQNPSSKNIAAVAIHAELPAFAKPGQTIDITVSAIGDAKSLRGGSLLMSPLKGADGNVYAIAQGNLVVSGFGAEGRDGSRLSVNVPSVGRIPNGASVERAVPSAFAQSDSMILNLHNGDFTTARRVAEQINGLLGPDMATAMDSTSIQVRAPRDPSQRVSYMSVLENLEVQPAQEVAKVIINSRTGTIIIGQNVRISPVAITHGGMTVSITEAFDVNQPDALSGGATVVTPRTGIEVDEESGHMFEFTPGTSLQDIVAAVNQVGAAPGDLMAILEALKQAGALRAELVVI